caggcagctggtatcGTGCGCAGGACATGAGCCGAGCCAGACAGCAtttcagctgctgcgtagtgcctgcgcacccccgcatcaTAGAATACGCTTCACCTCGTTAGTCCCTAATGGCCGCCAAGGAGGAGAGAAACCCATCTgcccacaacagcatgcccagtacgtaacctcatttacaccccccaccccgaattCTTTCCCTATAACATACATTGAGTTTATATAGAcacctctttttttccccagactctgcttcctcattggaaggtgtgTTGGTGGGATCGAGGTCTTTGAAGACAAAGCTGTCCGGAAGtaattttccatggcctcgctaaactcctcccacacctgagtttttacctcgacgaccgccgaagccgcattCCAACATTTCATCaacgctgtccaccagcgggttggGGGATTGCTGCCACAACAggccacagctccagtcagccgcctccacaatggaggcatggaacaaggCCCATTCGTACTAGTCAGTCCCCTGCGTCCTCCAGGACAtgggagaagctctgctggagatgggagctgaatcttctcctgacattgcatacttaaaataaagttttctttttcatattatctagtttgtgaaagcgtcataaatttcccattttggataaacgttgttctcgtttgacggttctcttcagaaattccgctgcaaccatcggtgattactaattaagcactaaggcaggggtgcccaaacattttcccttagtgggccaaaatgaaaatctatcaGAGGACCGCGggccaaatgtaatattttacacaaaatacaaacactaatagtaaagtaaagtagttttatttatcaaacagttatctaaccttcctttctgtgtaaataacataaacaaaatatgacaaataAGTCATATATAGGCATTTAGAACACGTCTAAACTtttgtaatcacatatagtgcaaaatgtcaaagagtgcatgtccaacagcaacacaacaacaacagtagGAACAATATAATTGCACCACTAGTGAGAAACATGAAGCTGTTCTTTGGCGTTTATCAGCCTATCAATATTAGGTTGCAGCTGACTCACTGAGAGGGTGAGGATGTCCTGTAGGTGTGGGTCAGTCAGAGTGCTTCTGAGCCTGGACTTGTTAAGGTTCATTACACTAAAAGTCTGTTCACAGATGTAAGTGCTGCCAAACAAAGCTAACATGACCTGTGCATGTTTCCTAATGTCTGGGTACCTTTCAGATGAGACATGTGTGTAGAAGTCTTTCAAGTGTAGTGACATGAATTTATTCTTTAGCTCAGAATCACACTGAAACTCAATTAGCTGCATCTGAATGTGATCAGGCACTGAGTCCACACTTATGGTGAAGGGTTGAGAAAACAGCTCCATGTCACCTCTACTTTCCCTAAAGTCCTCAAAGCGCAACGCAAAGTCCTGGTCCAAGTGTCTGAGAAGTGCTGCATATTCAGGCAGTCTCTGCTTCACCAGGTTGACCTCTCTCAGACTAGGGAAGTGTGCAAGGTTTCCTGGGAAGAAGTGAAAGAGCTGCTAAGtcgtcaaataataataaatattgcaacataaatgttgttttatgtACTTTGAAAGAGTTAGCCTTACAATTTTATTACAATACTTTTTAACAATACTTTTTAACTGCACAACAGTGGAATATGGATATGTTAGTAAATGCACTTACTAACATATTCCACATAATATCAATCCCAGTAACTGCACTTTTATCATGTGAGGTGCAGGTACATGCTGCCACCTTTCCTCTCCATTATCACTTGATTaaatcataagcatttttacaatcacaaaaaatatgcaagctccaaaagacaaacaaagcgcatgtctgcctgtcaatcaagtttaagaaccatggacagcgctGTCCCTCCGCAACACAGTTAACAAGGCCGGGACTTATTTACGGCATAAAATACAGTATGATAGACATTATCACCATTAAaactgaatgtgtatgtgtgtctctgtgtgtgtacaatATATTAACCAACCTGCTGACAGATGTCGACAGAGTAGCTGCAGCTTCGACCTGAAGGCCGTTATGTGGTCAAACAGCTCAGTGATGATCTGATCCTTCCCTTGAAGCTGAATATTCAGGGTGttgagcaggtcagtgatgtccACCATAAAAGCCACGTCACAAAACCATTTTTCATCTGTGGGGACTTGAGTGTCACTGTTCTTGCTTGTCAGAAACTCCGCGATGACATGGCGCAGCTCAAAAAATCTTTTGAGGACTTTCCCGCGGCTCAGCCACCTCACCTCTTGGTGGTAAAGCACATCCTTGTATTGTGAATCAACCTCCTCTAGAAGAGCTCTGAACTGGCGGTGTGAGAGCGCTTTTGATCGTATGCAGTTTATGATTTTAATCACGTCACGCACCACGTCTCCCATACCAACTGATCTGGCACATAGTTGCTCTTGGTGCAGGATGCAGTGGTATTTTGCCACCTTACCTCCACATTGGGAAACCTTCTGGGAAATTAGTGTGGCAAGGCCTGTTTTCCTCCCAGCCATGGCAGGTGCTCCATCAGTTGTTATCCCAACCAATTTTTCCCAGCTCAGCCCGTTCGTATCCAACACTCGCTCAACGGCTGCAAACAAATCCTCACTTTTTgttgtgctgcgcagtgtctcaaatccagccagctcctgagttatttccatgttttcatttactCGCCGTATGAAAACCAAAAGTTGTGCAGAGTCCGAAATGTCCGTGCTTTCATCACACGCCAAAGAAAAGGCGACAAATCCAGCagcctttgctttaaattgctccTTAATGTCTAGAGACATTTCTTCAATACGACGTGTCACAGTATTTCGTGAGAGGCTGATCTGGGAGAAAGTTTTTGCCTGTGACGGGCACATGATTGTCGCAGCTATGGACAGACACTCCTTAACAAAGTCACCCGTTGAAAATGATCTCCCAGTCCGGGCAATTAGCGCAGTAATCTCAAAGCTGGCCCGCGTCGCGCTGTCCTGGGCTGTCGAGGGCCGTGTAAGAGTCCCTTGTTGCCTGTGAAGTTTAGCCAGCAGCTCCCTGGTCTTGTTCTTTCGCGCATCACCTTTGAATTGCGAAAATGCTGCGTGCTTCGTCTCATAATGACGACGAATGTTATACTAGTACAGCAACAGACTGGTTACAAATAAGGCAGACCGCTTTAGCATTTATGTCAGTgaaaaaatattcttcctcccagcattttttaaaatgtcttttgtcTGTGTGCCACTGACGATGCCGCTCCATGTTGATAGTGGCTTAAGCTAGCAGCCTGGTGGTGACCCGCCACAAACTGGTTTGATCCCGTATGGCGGCAACAAAGACTCATGGGACTTTTtgcaaattgttaaaatatgactatttatgaagtgtggaaatgtacatatgtgcacagatattgtcatgcccggctcgtccgctcctcctgtgtgccacgccccctgattacccacgtgttttctcccgattgtacccagctgtatctagttcatttgctcagtcctgtgtatttcagtccgtgtcttacctgagtccttcgtccgtcattgatgtcagtcagtgtccgatgttccctgttccccgaaaACCTttgattaaatccccgtttgccccgaatcctgcctgcctgcttcctgattccccgcttgccctcacgatcgccgctctgcccgcggtcGCCCGTGACAGATATACTCTACATTACCCTTATAGTTGCTTGTGTTTCAATTTTAGTCTTagatatttcaaatgtaatcaaagcaccatgagtgaggactgtataatatatattagttaGGTCAACGTACACTAAAAATAAACGCACTGATAGCTACACTGGGATTCGTGCTTTAAGagttttttaaacaaattttagtacagtaataatttaaatttttaGATATCCATTGGCGGGCCAATCTAAATAGTACGGCGGGCCAACCTTGGCCCGCGGGCCCCACtttgggcacccctgcactAAGGTTTTTCGTAATCCATTGAAATACTGGTTTAGTGCAACCCCTTCCCCTGGGACCTACAGTAATCATAGCCGGCAACTTGAATTTGGAGAAGTGATGTTACCTCTGGACtgattacagtatgtactgtacacgatattattatattgtgggtgtcagagtttgcgggtgcggacgggcaggctggcaggaaggaggcagggaaggacgaagcagggaggtagaatacggggaaaactggtgttttattaggggaaagacggctatgggcagaacgggacataacagcactaacatcaatgacggacatcggacagggcaagatgtggactgatatagacaaaagACATGGTGAAACAACAagatacagctgggcatgattggggaagcacacgtggataatcagggggcgtggcacacacgacgatcgtacgagccgggcatgacagtgggcctgcgttcatagtggggtaccgtagggttaaattttaggaccactactgttcctaatttacattaataatattgacaccaatacatacagtaaactggttacatttgcagacgacaccagggtgggtggtgtagcaggtactgatctagcagcggagaggctacaacgggatctggatttaattagcgactgggtggatacctggcagatggaatttaacatagataaatgtaaggtaatccatacagggagcagaaatataaaagtacagatatattatgggttccactgaaataaaggtagctggttattagaaagatctcggtgtgtatgttgatgcttccatgtcagtgtggggaagcaataaaaaaggccaataggatgttaggttacaactctaggtgtgtggagtttaagacaagggaagagatgctacaattatacattgttcaaaaaaatttaaggaacactttttaattagagtatagcatcaagtctattaaacatctgagatattgatctggtcagttaagtagcggagggggtggttaatcagtttcagctgctttaatgaaattatgaacaggtgaactagaggggcaacaatgggacgacccccaaaacaggaatggtttaacaggtggaggccactggcattttcccctcctcatcgtttctgacggttttttcactagttttgcatttggtgacggtcagtgtcactactaatagcatgaggcgatacctggaccctacagaggttgcacaggtagtccaactcctccaggatggcgcatcaatatgtgccattgccagaagatttgctgtgtctcccagcacagtctcaagggcatggaggacattccaggagacaggaagatacttaaggagagctggacagggccgtagaaggtgcTAAACCCTTCAGCAGAACCGGTAttggctcctttgtgcaaggaggaacaggatgaacactgctgaagccctagaaaatgacctccatcaggccactggtgtgaatgtttctgattgtttggtcagagacagacttcatgagggtggcttgagggcccaacgtcctctagtgggccctgtgctcactgcccagcaccatagagctcgattggcatttgccatagaataccagaatttgcaggtctgccactggcaccctgagcttttcacagatgagagcaggttcatccTGAGCACATACAAGGGCTGGACgcacaggtcatgacaattattgtgttatattagtatactacggggttagcaaaaatatttctgagctacagttattaaaggtaccaccttaacttttgGCATATAATAGCTgtgtaaaaatattacaaaaagtggACCACGTCAATCAGTGGCAAAAATAATATTCCGGGGGACCTGCCCTCTAGTctaagtgaaaaatatttttagggAGCCACTGCTGGAAAGATAAGATTAAAGCCCTTCCTGACCCTACTTCTTAAGTACCTATGTGATCATCTGTGGCAGGGGGTCCTTAGCTCTGGTCGATAttcatttgggggtccctggatCAGAAGAGTTAGGAAACCCAAAATTATTAAATGAGTCCCGTTGTggtcctgttttttattttttgtatgtcTCCTGTTTAAGTTCACTGAGAGTGACAACAAACTGGAGACAAATTCCTTGTGTGATCAGCCAAAAAGCTGATTCTGACTCACATCTGGATtgttttcagggctctgttcaccggtgactggaaggattcgggaaagcgggagtaccagttcccaggcatttccccagataCGATGCAGCAGATCATGGAATACATCTACACgtactctgtgctcgtcacggctgagaatgtggagaacctcctggcagctgctgatcgGCTGAGTCTACTGCCTCAATGAGCTGCGCCAGTCTGCATTCGACTTCATCCTGAAAAACTTCCAGGAGGTTGCCATCACCTCAAACGAGTTCCCAGAACTCACCCTGgaacaactttctgacatcatagagcaggatgagctGAATGTCAGACAAGAGGATGCGGTGTTTGACGGCATCAtccggtggatcgagcacgagcctgccacccgagaggcccacatttcagctctgttgcccaaggtgagtatagttatactatgttctcattgacttgtgtatataacaatagaatgctcattgagtgaagtccttattactgtagctagagactgaacccccatttccatgtcccataagtctacaaccaaggcttccaggtattacacctgggaggagagtgtaacaaataatggaaaacaaaacaccgaaatgtcttacatgaaataagtgttagctgacacatctgagactttctatGTAAATAGCTACAACTAATGTACctttaatgttaggaattgctcatcccccgagattcacagaaagcactaaggaactcatgggaattctctcatttttgtttcctgtgtagattcgcatggctcgtatggatccggagtactttatgaagatcgtcaaagccaacgatctagtgaaggccaatgcggcgtgcaggccaattatcaCTGATGTATTGAAGATCATACATGATCTCGACGATAAAAGTCCACGATCTGACTTTGAAAGGTCACTgatctggccgtctggtcggggtctgggctggtgcgcttctcggctgctgagGGGTCCAGGGTGGTCTTCCGgtttcctcgccagaggaaaaaaatggggtCCACAGAGAGTATATACGgggagtgagagtgtgtgtacagcgttcatttctgtgtgtctctatgttgggtgaatgtgtaaatatttgtttatgtgtgcatgagggtgggaacgtatgcttgtatatgtgtgtgcctgtttgtctatatgcatgtgtcaggttgggttctagactccacctgaaataacatctcgggctctattccccccccgccacactccctgctggtggatggggcccctggccactggtgcgttggtggttctcgatgtccagggctgggtgctcgggtgggtgctggctcgccctcgtcggttgcctggcgggatctggccctcctggctctgtcgggcccttgctgggggggcccttggatctctgggcccagggcctggtctgccctggtggggcTGGCCGCCGGtggagcctgcgggctcgccgccacggccccctggggctcctgcactgtggctgccggatggcctccctccggagctctcctctgcccttttctgggtgaggggctgctattctccctgcggtggtcctccgggggctcccatgccctggggggcctctggctgtctggggtccgggcctcctccgtgtctgcttcatgtcctgagggatggggctgtggctccccacacacactactagacatttacatggagaaaccttttgaacaccagcgcgctcacatacacaggtgtgcacacaggggtacaaacaggtactcacagacacacactgtcttgtttggctgttgctccttaacatgctcattgtgactcgtacagatgttggttgttgttttctctcatcagcaggtattgaagcagattatctgtggttttctttcttcttttttttttctcttttccctcgctctctctctatttcccttcttctccgttttcgtccttctgtccccctctctctccctctccctctcttgaggaaataaataaaaataaataaataaatagaaataaagtagtccaccgcagagggggggtggtggagggaatatatataaaaaaaagaaaggccactgatccgcccacgcctgcccgctgacatcttattggccattggtggctggAATTTCCGCAAAACCAATTGGATTGAAGCCTATGACACCCGGGCCGACCACTGGGTCGATGTAACGCAGGGGCAGGAGACTCGCCAGTCCGGCCATGGCAGTGTGTACTTAAATGGCTTTGGGTATTGTTTTGGGGGGTTTGATGGCCACAATTTCACCAACACTACGCAGATTTGACCCCGTCGCACGGACATGGTAGCACATGGCACCGATGCACTGGTGCCACTGAAATGTTAGCGTGGCCGTAATTAATGGTTCCATCTATGTAACGGGTGGCCATTTACGCTTCTCGCCTCTAATCATAATCGAGTGATATGACCAAGAAGCCAACGAATGGACCATCATCCAGCCCATGCATGAggagcgacaggatgccagtgccaccaccctgaatggaaaggtaggttaataggagggcgtctgcctgtggttaccctcattttccccttgaaattgattatgttacatactcagtagctcgctttgtcttcaaatgcttgatttcaatccataatttaatataagttcagtaaacgtcagtgtttagataaaacataaatgaccttgcattgtcgctctgcattagtggcacattgggcagtgctgtggtgtccagctctgtgtttttgcaattttgcccacagcccaagacttgtgagatacaataactggtgttaacgtaggagctttacccaattccagtcctggagggtcagaatcctaaacaatttgcagatttccctattcaaacaaacctagtgaacttaataattatctgattaagctgcggttcacaagggaaatgatcacaactaactgtaaattccctacctttgcccatgtgcttcctgtggtaggttccaggttcaccaccaccctgtaccgaataaacttttatggaagatggatggattaaacatgcattagctaaatgtacatttatgctttctagatctccatctccaatcatatacagcataacacacatcacttgtgaaccatctttcctagatatacatttgtgggggtaacaatggagctcagaccacttccactgcggagtgctatgatccactcacgggcgaatggaccttgatcACTCCCATGCGCACTCGCTGACGTGGCCTCGGAGtagctgcatatcagggaaacatctatgcggtgagtgattcctttcttgtactctgaaacaaaggagtcaaatctcaagatttatctgagactcatattttttgtcactgctgctgtgtcacagattgtaatgcgcttaaatcaaacaaaagaattcagtggatgaaatgacctgctgggaaggcccatctcaatacacatatgctccctgcatatctgggttttaaacgaatacgcttagtaaaacttagtaaagcttagatttttgattatagttatattctgtagttccagacacaattgctctgtttgttgtttttttcagtgtctgactacaagtattatttttagtactaataaaaataataataaaagcaaaacatatgaacataagaagtatttcactgaattgtacaggttttctgttgcccaaatccacttttttcactgcagttatgttgacatgtatgttgaacacaaattagttataagcttgtgtcctatatagacaatgggaggttctgtgcagtctgctattatagggcgataattccttaagatttccggacttcgagaaagctgatatttacttatccgtttggtatctgagtgatcacttaccattggtgtctcGCAGGTGGGTGGTACCAACGGGGCTCATCCAGTGCGGAGTATGGAGGTTTATGACCCTGCAATTAACCAGTGGCACGCTGGGCCTCCCATGAAACAACAAAGGAGCTAtttcggcatcgcagtggtggacggcttgctgtttgcaatgggaggctccgatggcttcaaagtcactgcaaaggtggaatgctacaatgcagagaaaggcagctggttCCGTACGCAGGACATGATTACACCCAAGAGGAACTTtagctgctgcacagtgcccccctgcatcatacagtacgctgcacctcgcccacctgcccccatctgcctgcctggtgggtaaccaggtTACGCATCTACCGGTGTGGCTAGCATCACTGGACTTAATCAACAGAAACAGTGGACACTAAcaagaatcagaaacattcaccaaaataaggaaaatgcctcttgaataatggactgagggaacagaacttagaccttacagtggagtcagagcatagaggttaaggcactagaacagctatcaaaatgcaattatggcaagacaactgctttcctttgttatcggatgctgtaatggtttgctcctgttgtgtaacatgccacttgtttgcatgcatttgttaattgccttgttctctccaaccatttctctgtcttagagcatctgccaaatgaataatacacagagcacaactatagcagagctcagctgggacctcctgcatgcttttacagcaagcaatgagtgtgctcttctagaacagatttaatatctggctacggttgttggggacacatgtgttagatatgtgaaatgctttattcatacaaataaagcccttatatttgtatttttatcacatGTGTTATCACATTAAATTTATGAGTAGTATCTTTATAGAATTTGtgccgtgtgtgtggtgttctccatattaattcatatctcaattaaacattataaccaagatgcagccaaagccccaaaaataaattctgaatatcaatcaattaacaaaaacaatacagaacaatgttcttcaacctgatccacaggaacccccagtccatccacgtttttgctccttgccagacagctggtgctgggagagagcaaaaacatggactgctgagggtccacaagaaacactgataaaacataatatatatgcagaccgaatgtctatggcaccccctaaaggagcatcatatgcgtaaagaactgcttaaggtttcatgccacagcaccctccagagcatgaaagccagcttctgcttctggttccaacacttagccaatctactgacccttcatcaccgattgctgagttggaaacattcaggtggatcagctgacctgcatgcttgcatccaatcagaagcagcaaatttccctccattttccccttctttttctcttatcagcttacagttatatttcctgttgctcatctcagtttgtcctagtcaattaatattctctcatttgttaagtgctactatttattgtctttctgtgagttaaactgaaggttactttcccctatagaccgtctcttcctgctatcaggcaatcataggccagtgggacaggagggagggttctaccctttttcactcagggtgactggaattttccaaacaaacgggCAGTTTCAGAATCCCCCATTTGTTGCGGTCTCCAGAAAAGTGTTACATATGAACCATGTGGTACAGTCTGATTAGACGAAAGCATCCCATAGAGCTGTTTCTGATCTAAATgaacaaattctgaattatgactcttgagctttgttgattttagagttttctgccatctggagtagaaaaaaaaacacacatttatctcagaattctgacttattaagtcgaaattctgttttttttttccctcacaattcttactttgtttctcattattctgagtacttctctaacaaccagcaattagtcggagacatcacttctgctccagctttaatggttcagtgagatttgcatacagcagcagacaggagcgaaggctacaatggctgtatctgctctgtccaggcattttattatttccagttgtgtgtgtgaatggcagcCTACATCGGAACTTGCAATTAATTATCCTGTAAATGTTAAGCTGGTTTGCAATGAAAATGGGCAATAGAACTTCTCTCTTGCCTAATAAGTTGTAGTACAAGCATAtctaacgttaatgcttcgtgcattagaccaggggcgctgtaaagggggggtaaacgatgacgattctcggggcccatgactgagagggggcccagagaagcccccaataaactgtgtggggggccctgtcaagattcctttcatgggacccaaaatccttagcagcgcccctgcattagacatatataatatgatgtctaccgttaatgtaataactgccaataatgtgctaattttcccccttaatataataaaggctgatacagtaataacttaccaatatcatactaacatatttgaatcaaaaa
The DNA window shown above is from Brienomyrus brachyistius isolate T26 unplaced genomic scaffold, BBRACH_0.4 scaffold27, whole genome shotgun sequence and carries:
- the LOC125720860 gene encoding general transcription factor II-I repeat domain-containing protein 2-like, whose product is MCPSQAKTFSQISLSRNTVTRRIEEMSLDIKEQFKAKAAGFVAFSLACDESTDISDSAQLLVFIRRVNENMEITQELAGFETLRSTTKSEDLFAAVERVLDTNGLSWEKLVGITTDGAPAMAGRKTGLATLISQKVSQCGGKVAKYHCILHQEQLCARSVGMGDVVRDVIKIINCIRSKALSHRQFRALLEEVDSQYKDVLYHQEVRWLSRGKVLKRFFELRHVIAEFLTSKNSDTQVPTDEKWFCDVAFMVDITDLLNTLNIQLQGKDQIITELFDHITAFRSKLQLLCRHLSAGNLAHFPSLREVNLVKQRLPEYAALLRHLDQDFALRFEDFRESRGDMELFSQPFTISVDSVPDHIQMQLIEFQCDSELKNKFMSLHLKDFYTHVSSERTSSPSQ